In one window of Methanocorpusculum sp. DNA:
- a CDS encoding aminodeoxychorismate/anthranilate synthase component II, with translation MNVLVIDCYDSFTYNLCQQIGYLGAEPIVVKNDRRCDLPDASEFDRIVLSPGPGKPEDSGLCLEILETYAKEIPTLGICLGHQAICHFFGGKVIRTGKPVHGMTSEILHDGSGLFTEVKNPFRATRYHSLAAEESSLPSCLSVSARSKDDGMIMAVSHKEYPVFGLQFHPESFLTESGNQIMKNFLDIGVVR, from the coding sequence ATGAACGTTCTGGTAATCGACTGTTACGACAGTTTCACCTACAATCTCTGTCAGCAGATAGGGTATCTTGGGGCCGAGCCGATCGTTGTTAAAAATGATCGTAGGTGTGATCTTCCGGATGCATCCGAGTTTGACCGGATAGTTCTTTCCCCCGGTCCCGGAAAACCGGAGGACTCCGGGCTCTGTCTGGAGATCCTGGAAACCTATGCAAAAGAGATCCCCACACTTGGGATTTGTCTTGGGCATCAGGCGATATGCCACTTCTTCGGAGGAAAAGTCATCCGGACCGGTAAACCAGTTCACGGCATGACCTCAGAGATCCTGCATGACGGGAGCGGACTCTTTACCGAAGTGAAGAATCCTTTCCGGGCAACCCGTTATCACTCGCTCGCAGCAGAGGAGTCATCGCTTCCTTCCTGCCTGTCAGTTTCGGCACGAAGCAAAGACGACGGGATGATCATGGCAGTTTCCCACAAGGAATATCCGGTGTTCGGACTTCAGTTCCACCCCGAAAGTTTTCTCACAGAATCCGGTAATCAAATCATGAAAAATTTCCTGGACATAGGAGTGGTTAGATGA
- the trpD gene encoding anthranilate phosphoribosyltransferase, which yields MIAECIKKASSRSDLSVVEAEGSMQDIMSGNATDSQIGAFLTALVMKGETSSEIAAFASVMRENAVKITPKRNGMLVDTCGTGGDGKNTFNISTAAAFTAAGAGITIVKHGNRGATSKCGSADVLEALGVNIDLSPDRVCEIIDENGIGFMFAQNHHPAMKYAGRVRKEIGIRSFFNLIGPLSNPAGADAQLLGVYDPSLTEKIAEVLNILGTKRAMVVHGDGYDEITTTGVTSVSEVNDGQVRSYSLDASAFVFPKADAASLNGGDLQYNAGIIRSVLEGEEGPRRDIVILNAAAAIYLGDKAGSIADGIKSAERSIDSGHALEKLENLILLSGGRNDS from the coding sequence ATGATCGCAGAATGCATAAAAAAAGCCTCATCACGCTCTGATTTGAGCGTTGTTGAGGCGGAAGGATCAATGCAGGATATCATGTCGGGAAACGCTACCGATAGTCAGATCGGGGCATTTCTGACCGCTCTTGTCATGAAGGGCGAGACGAGTTCCGAGATCGCGGCTTTTGCCTCGGTAATGAGGGAAAATGCCGTAAAGATCACGCCGAAAAGAAACGGCATGCTTGTCGATACCTGCGGTACGGGAGGCGACGGGAAAAATACTTTCAATATTAGTACGGCCGCGGCTTTTACTGCTGCCGGCGCCGGAATAACCATAGTTAAGCATGGAAATCGGGGGGCAACCAGTAAATGCGGATCCGCCGATGTTCTGGAAGCACTCGGGGTAAATATCGATCTTTCCCCAGATAGGGTCTGTGAAATCATCGATGAAAACGGCATCGGGTTTATGTTTGCCCAAAACCATCATCCTGCTATGAAGTATGCGGGCCGAGTTAGAAAGGAGATCGGTATTCGAAGTTTCTTCAACCTGATCGGCCCTCTCTCGAATCCAGCCGGAGCGGATGCCCAGCTTCTGGGTGTTTACGATCCTTCCCTCACGGAAAAGATCGCTGAAGTTCTCAATATTCTGGGCACGAAAAGGGCAATGGTAGTTCACGGTGATGGATATGACGAGATAACTACGACCGGAGTTACCTCTGTATCTGAGGTGAACGACGGTCAGGTCCGGAGTTATTCGCTTGATGCATCAGCCTTCGTTTTCCCAAAAGCAGATGCTGCCTCGCTTAACGGAGGCGATCTCCAGTATAACGCTGGGATCATCAGATCAGTTCTTGAAGGAGAAGAAGGTCCGAGAAGAGATATCGTCATCCTCAATGCCGCGGCTGCAATCTACCTTGGAGACAAGGCAGGGAGTATCGCCGACGGGATCAAATCTGCGGAAAGATCCATAGACTCCGGTCATGCACTTGAGAAACTGGAGAATCTGATTCTGCTTTCAGGAGGGAGAAATGATTCTTGA
- a CDS encoding indole-3-glycerol-phosphate synthase: protein MILDDICALSQKRAAQLDPSIRKTAEEEVYISQSLLKAVKKCQGEKNAVIAEIKYTTPSDKTLDSGMDPAFLARYYEKGGACAVSVLTEPFYFSGSAENLTKAKSGTRLPILRKDFIVDENQIYETYALHADSVLLIADVLQDRLAEFISLCRSLDLEPLVEVRTLDDAENAIRSGALLTGINNRNLYDMSVDTKKTKDLSGVLRDAGLTVISESGIKTPEDVLGLKNFCDGFLIGTTLMKSANPQKTLEAFVCV, encoded by the coding sequence ATGATTCTTGATGACATCTGTGCTCTTTCGCAGAAAAGGGCAGCACAGCTCGACCCATCGATCAGAAAAACCGCTGAAGAGGAGGTCTATATTTCTCAAAGCCTGCTCAAAGCCGTGAAAAAATGTCAGGGTGAAAAAAATGCGGTCATTGCCGAGATCAAATACACAACCCCCTCGGACAAGACCCTTGACTCAGGGATGGATCCGGCATTCCTCGCCCGTTACTATGAAAAGGGCGGGGCATGTGCCGTTTCTGTTCTAACGGAACCCTTTTACTTCTCGGGAAGCGCAGAAAATCTCACCAAAGCAAAATCCGGGACCCGGCTCCCGATCCTCAGAAAAGATTTCATCGTCGATGAAAACCAGATATACGAGACATACGCCTTACATGCCGACTCCGTGCTTCTGATCGCAGATGTACTGCAGGACCGACTTGCGGAGTTCATCTCTCTCTGCCGGTCTCTGGATCTCGAACCGCTGGTCGAGGTCAGGACCTTGGATGATGCGGAGAATGCTATACGATCCGGGGCACTGCTGACCGGCATCAACAACCGGAATTTATATGACATGTCGGTCGATACGAAAAAAACAAAAGACTTGTCTGGTGTCCTCCGTGATGCCGGCCTTACTGTGATCTCCGAGAGCGGCATCAAAACGCCGGAGGATGTCCTTGGGCTGAAAAACTTCTGTGACGGTTTTCTCATCGGAACCACACTCATGAAGTCCGCGAATCCGCAAAAAACACTGGAGGCATTTGTATGCGTGTGA
- a CDS encoding phosphoribosylanthranilate isomerase produces the protein MRVKICGITTVRDALIAEEEGADAIGIVVCSDSKRSVPVSRAREIFAALRPNTEKICVTNTQSQSDLELILSLKPTAIQIPQNLQVPAGIGTKIYRVTSGGIGLPDECDAVVIDQSCGQGIVYDRSYAEKVVERSAVPVILAGGLTPDNVGDAIRNLRPYAVDVSSGVEKSKGVKDRKKIREFIEICRRPAL, from the coding sequence ATGCGTGTGAAAATCTGCGGGATCACCACCGTAAGAGATGCTTTAATCGCGGAAGAAGAGGGGGCCGATGCCATCGGAATCGTTGTCTGCTCGGACTCAAAACGCTCAGTTCCGGTCAGCCGAGCAAGAGAGATTTTCGCAGCACTTCGTCCGAACACAGAAAAGATCTGCGTTACCAACACTCAAAGTCAAAGTGACTTGGAACTCATTCTCTCCCTCAAGCCGACTGCCATTCAGATTCCTCAGAATCTGCAGGTTCCCGCAGGGATTGGAACAAAAATTTACCGGGTCACGTCAGGGGGAATCGGACTGCCTGACGAATGTGATGCGGTCGTAATCGACCAGAGCTGTGGTCAGGGAATCGTGTATGACCGGAGTTATGCCGAGAAGGTAGTCGAAAGGTCTGCGGTTCCTGTGATCCTTGCCGGCGGACTTACTCCGGACAATGTTGGTGATGCCATCAGAAATCTTCGTCCGTATGCCGTCGATGTTTCATCAGGCGTTGAAAAGTCAAAGGGAGTCAAAGACAGAAAAAAGATTCGTGAATTTATAGAGATTTGCAGGAGACCAGCATTATGA
- the trpB gene encoding tryptophan synthase subunit beta has product MKEKTGYYGEFGGRFVPETLMAALYELDSEYHRLKDDPGFKAELNSYLTEFAGRETPLTFCKNMSEYCGCKVYLKREDLVHGGAHKLNNTLGQALLAKAMGKKRLIAETGAGQHGVATAIAGAALNLPVEVFMGEEDCERQKLNVFRMELMGAKVHPVSSGTKTLKDATNEALREWAKTVDYTHYLIGSVVGPHPFPMIVRDFQSVIGEETRRQCLEKEGRLPDTLVACVGGGSNAIGMFYPMLKDDVRMVGVEAGGRALTPGNNGATLNTGSPGVLHGALSYLIQNEDGQIGVTHSISAGLDYPGVGPEHSMLKEMNRVEYSYVMDDEVLDAFSYLSRTEGIIPALESSHAVSYVLKNKDTFDRDDIVVICLSGRGDKDVASVSKMFGSEQ; this is encoded by the coding sequence ATGAAAGAAAAAACAGGATATTACGGAGAGTTCGGTGGACGTTTCGTTCCCGAAACACTCATGGCGGCTCTTTACGAGCTGGACAGTGAATACCACCGGTTAAAGGACGACCCTGGATTCAAGGCTGAACTCAATTCCTATCTAACGGAGTTTGCCGGACGCGAGACTCCTCTCACGTTCTGCAAAAATATGTCTGAATACTGCGGCTGCAAGGTCTATCTCAAGCGTGAGGACCTTGTTCACGGCGGGGCGCATAAACTCAACAACACCCTTGGACAGGCTCTTCTTGCCAAAGCGATGGGAAAAAAACGCCTGATCGCAGAGACCGGAGCCGGGCAGCACGGCGTTGCTACGGCAATTGCCGGAGCTGCGCTCAATCTGCCCGTTGAAGTGTTCATGGGCGAAGAAGATTGTGAGAGACAGAAATTGAATGTGTTCAGGATGGAACTCATGGGCGCCAAGGTCCATCCCGTCAGTTCCGGGACAAAGACCCTGAAAGATGCAACCAACGAGGCGTTACGCGAGTGGGCAAAGACCGTTGACTACACCCACTATCTGATCGGATCAGTTGTGGGCCCCCATCCCTTCCCCATGATCGTCAGGGATTTCCAGTCGGTCATCGGCGAGGAGACGAGACGCCAGTGTCTTGAAAAGGAAGGAAGGCTCCCGGACACGCTTGTCGCGTGTGTCGGAGGCGGCTCAAATGCGATAGGGATGTTTTATCCGATGCTGAAGGACGATGTCAGAATGGTCGGCGTGGAAGCAGGCGGGCGTGCCCTTACTCCTGGGAATAACGGGGCGACGCTGAACACCGGCAGTCCCGGGGTTCTGCACGGGGCGCTCTCCTATCTTATCCAGAATGAGGACGGGCAGATCGGCGTGACGCATTCCATCTCGGCGGGACTTGACTATCCTGGAGTTGGACCTGAACACAGTATGCTGAAAGAGATGAACCGTGTCGAGTATTCCTATGTGATGGATGACGAGGTCCTTGATGCCTTCTCCTATCTTTCACGGACGGAAGGGATCATCCCCGCTCTCGAGTCATCGCATGCGGTCTCGTATGTTCTTAAAAATAAGGACACCTTTGATCGGGATGATATCGTTGTTATCTGCCTTTCAGGAAGGGGAGATAAAGATGTCGCTTCGGTTTCAAAAATGTTTGGGAGTGAGCAGTAA
- the trpA gene encoding tryptophan synthase subunit alpha, whose product MQVKYGKKRVTAAFAKPGFVGYTVAGDPNPLDSIEIAKALIDGGCDVLELGVPFSDPVADGGVIQSADTRAIDAGITTDGVFEIVKAIRGYSDVPIVFLVYYNIVFRRGVDRFYDEAKEAGVDGILIVDMPPEEAEPAQNASERTGIAQIFLVTQTTSDERLDMIVRLASGFIYLVSSLGVTGKRTEISKNAFPLLERVKARTGIPIAVGFGISGPEHAAEIVRHGADGVIVGSAIVGRIEEHLGDKEGMLNELRTYVRSMKRSIEDEADKRVI is encoded by the coding sequence ATGCAGGTAAAATACGGAAAAAAAAGAGTCACGGCAGCTTTTGCAAAACCAGGTTTTGTCGGATACACCGTTGCCGGTGATCCAAACCCCTTGGATTCGATCGAAATCGCCAAGGCTTTGATCGACGGCGGTTGTGATGTTTTGGAGCTGGGCGTTCCCTTTTCAGATCCCGTCGCAGACGGCGGTGTGATCCAAAGTGCGGATACACGGGCTATCGATGCCGGCATTACGACGGATGGGGTATTTGAGATCGTGAAAGCGATCCGAGGATACTCTGATGTGCCGATCGTGTTTCTGGTCTACTACAATATCGTCTTCCGGCGGGGCGTCGACCGGTTCTATGATGAAGCAAAGGAGGCGGGGGTCGATGGAATCCTGATCGTCGATATGCCTCCCGAAGAAGCAGAACCTGCCCAGAACGCTTCAGAGCGGACGGGGATCGCACAGATTTTTCTGGTGACACAGACGACCTCGGACGAGCGGCTCGATATGATCGTCAGGCTAGCTTCCGGCTTTATCTATTTGGTATCCTCACTTGGCGTCACAGGAAAGAGAACCGAGATTTCGAAAAATGCCTTCCCGCTTCTAGAACGTGTGAAGGCACGAACCGGGATTCCAATTGCTGTCGGTTTTGGGATCTCAGGGCCGGAGCATGCCGCTGAGATCGTCCGTCATGGTGCGGACGGAGTGATTGTCGGAAGTGCCATTGTAGGAAGGATCGAAGAGCATCTTGGGGATAAGGAAGGAATGCTCAATGAGCTCAGGACATATGTCCGGAGCATGAAACGTTCGATTGAGGATGAAGCGGATAAACGCGTGATCTGA
- a CDS encoding NAD(P)/FAD-dependent oxidoreductase, translating into MSDVIVIGGGPAGSTAARICAKAGLSTRVLEEHASLGYPVQCAGLLSNNAFVECEVSARSVYNTVRGAKICGSEGHSLSFDAKTTKAYVVDRGRLDHEMAVSAAEAGAEFSLKTCVTKINPVKKIIHTADGEGIPYNLLIAADGPRSVVARSLGISPSPFIYSGIQAEVPWNGDPSLVELHPNAAPEFFAWVIPLSEKRARVGLCGMKNVPDLFAQFLSRFPGSTIHSVTGTIPIGIRRKTFGSGCMLAGDAAGFPKPTSGGGVYTGVRSARSAAQTAIDSFDAGDSTDAFLSQYENLWREDFGRELDMGLKALEFRRNLDPEDIDAAIDAMNTPEILDLIIRFGDMDRPSDLLKRLAMKPGLYGTFGRIGIKGIVRSVFG; encoded by the coding sequence GTGTCTGATGTCATCGTCATAGGGGGCGGACCCGCCGGCTCGACCGCCGCACGGATATGCGCCAAAGCTGGTTTGTCCACGCGGGTTCTTGAGGAGCATGCTTCCTTAGGTTATCCGGTCCAGTGTGCTGGTCTCCTTTCGAATAATGCCTTTGTCGAGTGTGAAGTTTCGGCCCGGTCCGTGTATAATACGGTCCGCGGAGCAAAAATTTGCGGCTCGGAGGGGCATTCCCTCTCTTTCGATGCAAAAACGACGAAGGCCTATGTTGTTGACAGAGGAAGACTTGATCATGAAATGGCAGTCAGCGCTGCAGAGGCCGGCGCGGAATTTTCTCTCAAGACCTGTGTGACCAAGATCAATCCGGTGAAAAAGATCATCCATACTGCGGACGGGGAGGGGATCCCTTATAACCTTCTGATTGCAGCTGATGGTCCGAGGAGTGTTGTTGCCCGGAGTCTTGGAATTTCGCCTTCACCGTTCATTTACTCCGGCATCCAGGCAGAAGTTCCGTGGAACGGGGATCCTTCGCTCGTCGAGCTTCATCCAAACGCTGCCCCAGAATTTTTTGCATGGGTCATTCCCTTATCGGAAAAAAGGGCACGGGTGGGTCTTTGCGGAATGAAAAATGTACCGGACCTTTTTGCACAATTCCTCTCACGGTTCCCCGGGAGTACTATTCATTCGGTGACGGGCACGATCCCAATTGGGATCCGACGTAAAACATTTGGGTCAGGCTGTATGCTTGCAGGGGACGCGGCAGGATTTCCCAAGCCGACATCCGGCGGAGGGGTATATACGGGGGTCCGCTCTGCCCGATCTGCGGCACAGACTGCGATAGATTCCTTCGATGCCGGTGATTCGACGGATGCATTCCTTTCCCAATACGAAAATCTCTGGCGTGAGGACTTCGGTCGTGAACTGGATATGGGTCTGAAGGCTCTGGAGTTCCGCCGGAATCTGGATCCAGAGGATATCGATGCGGCGATTGATGCTATGAATACTCCAGAGATACTCGATCTGATCATTCGTTTCGGGGATATGGATCGGCCTTCGGATCTGCTGAAAAGGCTCGCGATGAAGCCGGGGCTTTACGGGACGTTTGGCAGGATCGGGATCAAGGGGATCGTGAGGTCAGTATTCGGGTAA
- a CDS encoding ATP-binding cassette domain-containing protein: MHLIETRDLCYSYSTSKEPVLNNINFIAGRKQRIAVLGPNGAGKSTLFRHLNGILKPKSGSVLIRGEPITKANIHEVRKFVGLVFQNPDDQVFSTTVEQDIAFGPYNLGLDEETIAHRVDSVVRMLGLEDLRSRAPHHLSGGEKKRVAIAGVLAMEPQVLILDEPTAGLDPQGVKELFSFLNALPEKYGFTVIYSTHQVELVPEMADCVYVMEKGEITGYGTPQEIFLQDDLLARAHLELPALPKLIRALQSQGVNVESAYTYQDAEDSFMKAFGKVPVPREKKETPLPYGLDIPHDHDGPHHHHPHCE, from the coding sequence ATGCACCTCATTGAAACCCGGGACCTCTGCTACTCATACAGCACATCCAAAGAACCGGTCCTGAATAATATCAACTTCATAGCTGGGAGAAAACAGCGCATTGCTGTTCTCGGTCCCAACGGAGCCGGAAAAAGTACTCTTTTCCGTCACTTAAACGGTATTCTCAAGCCGAAATCCGGTTCCGTTTTGATCAGAGGTGAGCCCATCACCAAAGCAAATATCCACGAGGTGCGGAAGTTTGTCGGGCTCGTCTTCCAGAACCCGGATGATCAGGTGTTTTCAACTACGGTCGAACAGGACATTGCCTTTGGTCCCTACAATCTTGGACTGGATGAGGAAACCATCGCTCACCGCGTGGACTCTGTTGTCCGAATGCTCGGGCTCGAAGACCTGCGAAGCCGGGCTCCCCATCATCTCTCAGGCGGTGAGAAAAAACGCGTGGCCATTGCCGGTGTACTTGCGATGGAACCACAGGTCCTTATCCTTGATGAACCTACTGCGGGTCTTGACCCTCAGGGTGTCAAGGAACTCTTCAGTTTCCTGAATGCTCTTCCGGAAAAGTACGGGTTTACGGTCATTTACTCTACGCATCAGGTCGAACTGGTGCCGGAGATGGCAGACTGTGTCTACGTCATGGAAAAGGGAGAGATCACCGGATACGGTACCCCGCAGGAGATCTTCCTCCAGGACGATCTGCTTGCACGGGCCCATCTGGAACTCCCGGCCCTTCCAAAACTGATCAGGGCTCTCCAGTCTCAGGGAGTAAACGTCGAGTCTGCCTACACCTATCAGGACGCCGAGGATTCATTCATGAAAGCATTCGGGAAAGTTCCCGTCCCCCGAGAAAAAAAGGAAACTCCTCTTCCTTATGGTCTCGATATTCCCCATGATCACGACGGTCCCCATCACCACCATCCTCACTGCGAATGA
- a CDS encoding energy-coupling factor transporter transmembrane protein EcfT yields MTLIDELFDIEREAYRKSPVHSIDSRVKLILCLLGLLVTVLLPYVRIGDQIIAWPQIFAFVVIYMLFWGLYILSGASIRYYFVRLILIMPFGLFFIILQPFFGNPYYDAYHVMFSFPFGVTMYWESLIFGLSLFAKFVISLSFIILLSATTTMQGMLEAASRLHIPKLFITVMSLTIRYIFVFALVFKKIQSAFACKCFLWSDRRLPLRYRLNVIGNAAGSLFVRALDQGERTYVSMCCRGYASDSAMHFSGKPLAFAEWIFLLFGMGYLLLFPALVYLVF; encoded by the coding sequence ATGACACTCATCGATGAACTTTTTGATATCGAACGCGAGGCTTACCGAAAAAGCCCGGTCCATTCTATAGATTCGCGAGTCAAACTCATCCTCTGTCTTCTGGGACTTCTGGTCACGGTTCTCTTACCTTACGTCAGGATAGGAGACCAGATCATCGCCTGGCCGCAGATCTTTGCCTTTGTCGTGATCTACATGTTGTTCTGGGGTCTCTACATTTTGTCTGGCGCCTCGATCAGATACTATTTCGTCCGTCTTATTCTCATCATGCCGTTTGGATTGTTCTTCATTATTCTCCAACCGTTCTTTGGAAACCCGTATTACGACGCTTATCATGTCATGTTTTCATTCCCATTCGGGGTGACTATGTACTGGGAGTCGCTCATCTTCGGACTCTCTCTCTTTGCGAAGTTCGTCATCTCACTCTCGTTCATCATTCTTCTCTCAGCGACAACAACTATGCAGGGTATGCTTGAAGCAGCCTCCCGTTTGCATATACCAAAACTCTTCATCACGGTAATGAGTCTTACCATTCGGTATATCTTCGTTTTCGCATTGGTGTTCAAGAAGATCCAGTCCGCATTTGCCTGCAAATGTTTCCTTTGGTCCGACCGCCGTCTTCCTCTCAGATATCGGCTGAATGTTATCGGGAATGCTGCCGGTTCGTTGTTTGTCCGTGCTCTCGATCAGGGTGAAAGGACCTATGTTTCGATGTGCTGCCGCGGATATGCTTCCGACTCTGCCATGCATTTTTCAGGAAAACCGCTTGCTTTTGCGGAATGGATCTTCCTTCTTTTCGGCATGGGATATCTCCTCTTGTTTCCGGCATTAGTGTATCTCGTATTTTAA
- a CDS encoding 2-hydroxyacyl-CoA dehydratase, with protein MAELVYDETGRLLFTEEMKKEYTIIMPQMLPVMFHLLKRIIELEGYKIDILTSTNREIVETGLKYVHNDTCYPALLVIGQLIEAVQSGRYDPHKVALLISQTGGGCRASNYIHLLRKALKKAGLEYIPVISINLSGLEKNPGFKIPVRVGRRMVYGMMYGDLLIYLGNQCRPYELKKGETDRLISRWTDDLVDLFVHGKGMSRGQMKTYMEMITRDFAAIPRSAEKKIRVGIVGEIYIKYAPLGNNNLEDFLTNEGVEVIVPGITDFMLFKFNNRYVDVDLYGGSKLKKFAIGVAQRYIGSCQKIMINVIKEDGTFRAMGTFADLQKCVKGYLGYGNKMGEGWLLTAEMLELIHSGTPNIVCTQPFGCLPNHVVGKGMMRKLKVDFPDSNIVAVDYDPGATRINQENRIKLMLANAKSK; from the coding sequence ATGGCAGAACTGGTATATGACGAGACCGGGCGACTCCTCTTCACCGAAGAGATGAAAAAAGAGTACACGATCATCATGCCCCAGATGCTTCCGGTGATGTTCCATCTTTTGAAGAGGATCATCGAACTCGAGGGCTATAAGATCGACATTCTGACTTCGACCAACCGGGAAATCGTAGAGACTGGACTGAAGTATGTGCACAATGACACCTGTTATCCAGCCCTTCTCGTCATCGGCCAGCTGATCGAAGCAGTCCAGAGCGGAAGATATGATCCGCACAAAGTTGCTCTTCTTATCAGCCAGACAGGAGGAGGATGTCGTGCCTCGAACTATATACACCTGCTCAGAAAGGCGCTCAAAAAAGCGGGTCTTGAGTATATCCCGGTGATCTCGATCAACCTTTCGGGTCTGGAAAAGAATCCCGGATTTAAGATCCCCGTGAGGGTAGGCCGCCGGATGGTCTATGGTATGATGTATGGTGATCTTCTGATCTATCTCGGCAATCAATGCAGACCGTATGAACTGAAGAAGGGTGAAACCGATCGCCTGATCTCACGATGGACCGACGATCTCGTTGACCTTTTCGTTCACGGAAAGGGAATGAGCCGCGGCCAGATGAAAACATATATGGAGATGATAACCCGCGATTTCGCAGCAATTCCCCGCAGCGCAGAAAAGAAGATCCGTGTCGGTATCGTCGGCGAGATCTATATCAAGTATGCCCCGCTCGGCAACAATAATCTTGAGGATTTTCTCACCAATGAAGGGGTGGAAGTTATCGTGCCGGGTATAACTGACTTCATGCTCTTCAAATTCAATAATCGATATGTTGATGTGGATCTCTACGGCGGGAGCAAACTGAAAAAGTTTGCTATCGGGGTTGCTCAGAGATATATTGGAAGCTGCCAGAAAATCATGATCAATGTGATAAAAGAGGATGGGACCTTCCGTGCTATGGGGACCTTTGCCGATTTGCAGAAATGCGTCAAAGGATACCTCGGATATGGAAATAAAATGGGTGAGGGCTGGCTCCTTACAGCAGAGATGCTGGAACTCATCCACTCGGGAACCCCGAACATCGTCTGCACGCAGCCGTTTGGGTGTCTGCCGAATCATGTTGTCGGGAAGGGCATGATGAGAAAACTGAAAGTGGATTTCCCGGATTCAAATATTGTTGCTGTAGATTATGATCCCGGGGCTACAAGAATCAATCAGGAAAACCGGATCAAACTCATGTTGGCCAACGCAAAGTCAAAGTGA